Proteins co-encoded in one Acanthopagrus latus isolate v.2019 chromosome 10, fAcaLat1.1, whole genome shotgun sequence genomic window:
- the nat16 gene encoding histidine N-acetyltransferase isoform X1 has protein sequence MILVSMFSSLDRQDNLLKTCCFKMKIDTSLTMPQLPEALSQAGLNFTVATEEDFDDIMAMSQDIYGGLDYLPTRYTSWLQEANRTVILARKQGKVIALESVCVIDDGETMLVEGLRVAPQERGKGVAGVLLRFCSELVKSKFPEVKVTRLTRDDRLGPKDFQKYRIITKQGILLVRFRAEDLKSRLSELGLGGDIQSPLSTSSSNHLPVRLDQTAIHQLYLTTDLMQGVLPNATIIQDWQPFKPLPSNMAILMKKDIDWMVDDLSNPAVASLCTFPFRVPIGDDWYYLNIDMFGKDLDLARQQFLCHLQRHTATLKGHVMCQMFLDPPLWKPMAEFCHTTLSVELVKEYTEQCVVESDVI, from the exons TTGTTTCAAGATGAAGATTGATACCAGCCTGACTATGCCCCAGCTTCCAGAGGCCCTGTCCCAGGCAGGCCTTAATTTCACTGTGGCCACTGAGGAGGACTTCGACGATATCATGGCTATGAGCCAGGACATCTATGGAGGCCTTGACTACCTGCCCACTAGATACACCAGCTGGCTGCAGGAGGCCAACCGCACAGTCATACTGGCCCGTAAACAGGGGAAAGTG ATTGCTctggagtcagtgtgtgtgattgatgatGGAGAGACCATGCTGGTGGAAGGGCTCCGCGTTGCCCCTCAGGAAAGGGGCAAGGGCGTGGCAGGAGTTCTGCTGCGCTTTTGCTCCGAGCTGGTCAAATCCAAGTTCCCAGAGGTCAAAGTAACCCGCTTGACCCGTGATGATCGGCTGGGGCCCAAGGATTTCCAGAAGTACCGCATCATAACCAAGCAG GGTATTCTGCTGGTGCGCTTTAGAGCTGAGGACCTCAAGAGCCGCCTGTCCGAACTCGGCCTGGGTGGAGACATCCAATCCCCTttgtccacctcctcctccaaccaTCTTCCAGTGCGTCTTGACCAAACAGCCATACACCAGCTGTATCTGACCACTGACCTGATGCAAGGGGTTCTTCCTAATGCCACCATCATCCAAGACTGGCAGCCGTTCAAGCCTTTGCCCAGCAACATGGCCATCCTAATGAAGAAGGACATCGACTGGATGGTGGATGACCTGTCCAACCCTGCCGTGGCCAGCCTGTGTACCTTCCCTTTTAGGGTGCCCATTGGAGATGACTG GTATTACCTGAACATTGACATGTTCGGGAAAGACCTGGACCTGGCTCGGCAGCAGTTCCTGTGCCACCTGCAGCGCCACACCGCCACCCTGAAGGGGCACGTGATGTGCCAGATGTTCCTGGATCCACCACTCTGGAAGCCCATGGCCGAATTCTGCCACACCACTTTGAGCGTGGAGCTGGTGAAGGAGTACACCGAGCAGTGCGTGGTGGAGTCAGATGTCATCTAG
- the nat16 gene encoding histidine N-acetyltransferase isoform X2, whose product MKIDTSLTMPQLPEALSQAGLNFTVATEEDFDDIMAMSQDIYGGLDYLPTRYTSWLQEANRTVILARKQGKVIALESVCVIDDGETMLVEGLRVAPQERGKGVAGVLLRFCSELVKSKFPEVKVTRLTRDDRLGPKDFQKYRIITKQGILLVRFRAEDLKSRLSELGLGGDIQSPLSTSSSNHLPVRLDQTAIHQLYLTTDLMQGVLPNATIIQDWQPFKPLPSNMAILMKKDIDWMVDDLSNPAVASLCTFPFRVPIGDDWYYLNIDMFGKDLDLARQQFLCHLQRHTATLKGHVMCQMFLDPPLWKPMAEFCHTTLSVELVKEYTEQCVVESDVI is encoded by the exons ATGAAGATTGATACCAGCCTGACTATGCCCCAGCTTCCAGAGGCCCTGTCCCAGGCAGGCCTTAATTTCACTGTGGCCACTGAGGAGGACTTCGACGATATCATGGCTATGAGCCAGGACATCTATGGAGGCCTTGACTACCTGCCCACTAGATACACCAGCTGGCTGCAGGAGGCCAACCGCACAGTCATACTGGCCCGTAAACAGGGGAAAGTG ATTGCTctggagtcagtgtgtgtgattgatgatGGAGAGACCATGCTGGTGGAAGGGCTCCGCGTTGCCCCTCAGGAAAGGGGCAAGGGCGTGGCAGGAGTTCTGCTGCGCTTTTGCTCCGAGCTGGTCAAATCCAAGTTCCCAGAGGTCAAAGTAACCCGCTTGACCCGTGATGATCGGCTGGGGCCCAAGGATTTCCAGAAGTACCGCATCATAACCAAGCAG GGTATTCTGCTGGTGCGCTTTAGAGCTGAGGACCTCAAGAGCCGCCTGTCCGAACTCGGCCTGGGTGGAGACATCCAATCCCCTttgtccacctcctcctccaaccaTCTTCCAGTGCGTCTTGACCAAACAGCCATACACCAGCTGTATCTGACCACTGACCTGATGCAAGGGGTTCTTCCTAATGCCACCATCATCCAAGACTGGCAGCCGTTCAAGCCTTTGCCCAGCAACATGGCCATCCTAATGAAGAAGGACATCGACTGGATGGTGGATGACCTGTCCAACCCTGCCGTGGCCAGCCTGTGTACCTTCCCTTTTAGGGTGCCCATTGGAGATGACTG GTATTACCTGAACATTGACATGTTCGGGAAAGACCTGGACCTGGCTCGGCAGCAGTTCCTGTGCCACCTGCAGCGCCACACCGCCACCCTGAAGGGGCACGTGATGTGCCAGATGTTCCTGGATCCACCACTCTGGAAGCCCATGGCCGAATTCTGCCACACCACTTTGAGCGTGGAGCTGGTGAAGGAGTACACCGAGCAGTGCGTGGTGGAGTCAGATGTCATCTAG